The Mytilus trossulus isolate FHL-02 chromosome 13, PNRI_Mtr1.1.1.hap1, whole genome shotgun sequence genome has a segment encoding these proteins:
- the LOC134694614 gene encoding green-sensitive opsin-like, whose product MNASSTETGIDFYKKVAAQTPAWFHYVTGIILLITNIGSVVTNGSVLIVLLVKSRKLLIRTNLYIAAICLKSFLMSAFGVPMVVVSCFNKWWFFGEAGCKFYAFLMSYGGLANMLLLCMISVERYIYVVRHGLSQHSSSTFSIVSITVSCAIAFGFAVGPIAGWNQYTYEGVGTSCAMDLIGEEYNGRSFMIALLVIFFVLPVIIMTFNYGSVYAKVIKESKPHLRSSNNQQLMKKIKKLTMEKELAITVVIIIGFFLLCYSPYAILLLWKLADKDSDIDPMLMAVPAMVTKIGGMLTPFVYLGRNKTIRSKVLDLYACCKLSYTVSPEIDDEEPPENQKLQSKSRKLKAIIKNLTSTEIKYKSEENTEGHLVSKVNPSGKCQSLASIQSNEALEVTSSNRHSEFNIKQYTTV is encoded by the exons ATGAATGCGAGTTCTACAGAAACAGGaatagatttttataaaaaagttgCTGCGCAGACTCCAGCCTGGTTTCATTACGTAACTGGTATCATATTACTTATAACAAACATAGGATCTGTAGTAACGAATGGATCCGTTCTTATTGTACTACTCGTAAAAAGCCGAAAGCTGTTGATCCGAACTAACCTATATATCGCAGCCATATGCCTCAAGTCGTTCTTGATGTCAGCTTTTGGTGTTCCAATGGTGGTCGTGTCGTGTTTCAATAAATGGTGGTTTTTCGGTGAAGCCGGATGCAAGTTCTACGCTTTTCTGATGTCATATGGCGGATTAGCTAATATGTTACTTTTGTGTATGATTTCCGTCGAGAGATACATTTATGTGGTAAGACATGGACTTTCACAACATTCATCTTCGACGTTCAGTATCGTTTCCATTACTGTATCATGTGCTATTGCTTTTGGTTTTGCCGTTGGTCCAATCGCCGGATGGAACCAGTACACGTACGAAGGCGTGGGAACGTCATGCGCAATGGACTTAATCGGAGAAGAATACAATGGCCGATCGTTTATGATAGCATTACTAGTCATCTTTTTTGTCCTACCTGTTATTATAATGACATTTAACTACGGATCAGTGTATGCTAAG GTAATAAAAGAATCCAAACCTCATTTAAGATCCAGCAATAACCAACAattaatgaagaaaataaagaaGTTGACGATGGAAAAAGAATTGGCGATTACCGTTGTCATAATTATAG GTTTTTTCCTGTTGTGTTATTCACCCTACGCAATCTTGCTTCTGTGGAAACTAGCCGACAAAGACAGCGACATTGATCCTATGTTAATGGCCGTTCCTGCCATGGTGACAAAAATCGGTGGAATGTTAACACCATTTGTTTATTTGGGACGTAATAAAACTATTCGGTCTAAAGTCTTAGATTTGTACGCATGCTGCAAATTAAGTTATACAGTTTCACCAGAGATTGATGACGAAGAACCACCTGAAAACCAAAAACTACAGTCAAAATCACGCAAACTTAAagccataattaaaaatctaacaAGTACAGAAATTAAATACAAGTCGGAAGAAAACACAGAAGGTCACCTAGTGTCAAAGGTTAATCCGAGTGGTAAATGTCAATCACTTGCAAGTATACAAAGCAATGAGGCACTAGAAGTGACGTCATCAAATAGACATTCAGAGTTTAATATAAAACAGTATACAACAGTATAA
- the LOC134694895 gene encoding uncharacterized protein LOC134694895 has translation MSQIFCSSHEHRLGIIWCIECEKILCTKCRQIHDKTMTEHPSMGLSEYVQFPKCALLMNNLCEIHGQQLEMFCQEHNTPCCMKCYRHDHKLCKGISFLKSFVKEFKQSTPFKDLMQKVQELSNILEDLIKDTNTNCENLYNRKSSILLEIKHVRRSLNKHFDNLEKDIVEDLDYKHSEAKRKTNEQLSLLGNKNAELKRIDMDLSFVNQNATDLQAFLGVRILSKQIEIDQSELQSLQKDYKLCKVDLELTMGPKLLSILKEVNSFGTISIQLKPNNSIIPTEKKPRTITQLKLKRRKYIKIKSEHNMVITGCAILSGLQIVFADFQNSLLVIHNKDGTHSRNIKLSGQPSDMAVVDDYTIVVTLWSLNLFVVLDLREDKEIRKIQMKENCYSVDFSNNKIVVSFEKSKIVHIMDFFGNVSRKIQIPTQNYSYVVQNDDMFLCSNRNENKVICCTEFGKLSWTFQHELLSEPHQVAIDNNRFVFVTCHGSDTVMALSPDGQNNMILLDIDDGINKPSALHIHKEILLVCNSLSGDAHLYDIICDE, from the coding sequence ATGtcacaaatattttgttcttcgCATGAACATAGATTGGGTATAATATGGTGCATTGAATGCGAAAAGATTTTATGCACGAAATGTCGACaaatacatgataaaacaatgaCAGAGCATCCGTCCATGGGACTATCGGAATATGTTCAATTTCCCAAATGTGCTTTATTGATGAATAACTTGTGTGAAATTCATGGCCAGCAATTAGAAATGTTTTGTCAAGAGCATAATACACCGTGTTGTATGAAATGTTATAGACATGACCATAAACTATGCAAAGGAATCAGTTTTCTCAAATCATTTGTGAAGGAGTTTAAACAGTCCACTCCATTCAAAGATCTGATGCAAAAAGTACAAGAACTGTCCAATATACTTGAAGATTTAATCAAAGATACAAATACAAACTGTGAAAACTTATACAATAGAAAATCATCCATATTGcttgaaattaaacatgttcgACGGTCTTTAAACAAACACTTTGATAACTTGGAAAAAGATATAGTTGAAGACTTAGACTACAAGCACAGTGAAGCCAAAAgaaaaacgaatgaacaactaTCTTTATTGGGTAATAAAAACGCCGAGTTGAAGCGGATTGATATGGATCTTTCTTTCGTGAACCAAAATGCTACAGATCTACAAGCCTTTTTAGGAGTAAGAATATTGTCGAAGCAAATAGAAATTGACCAATCAGAACTTCAGTCTTTACAAAAAGATTACAAATTATGTAAAGTAGACTTAGAATTGACAATGGGACCTAAGTTACTATCTATTCTTAAAGAAGTAAATTCATTTGGCACGATTTCTATCCAATTAAAGCCGAATAATTCCATAATACCAACAGAAAAGAAACCAAGAACGATAACTCAACTGAAGCTTAAAAGACGcaagtatataaaaataaaaagtgaacACAATATGGTGATAACAGGGTGTGCTATTTTGTCAGGATTGCAAATTGTTTTTGCGGATTTTCAGAATAGTCTACTTGTGATACATAACAAGGATGGAACTCATAGTAGAAACATAAAATTAAGCGGACAACCATCAGATATGGCCGTTGTTGACGATTATACAATAGTAGTTACTTTGTGGTCGTTAAACCTATTTGTTGTCCTTGACCTGCGTGAAGataaagaaataagaaaaattcaaatgaaggaAAACTGCTATAGTGTCGATTTTAGTAACAATAAAATAGTAGTGTCCTTTGAAAAATCGAAGATAGTTCATATTATGGACTTTTTTGGAAATGTTTCCCGGAAAATACAAATTCCGACACAAAACTATTCGTATGTTGTACAGAATGATGATATGTTTCTTTGTTCAAATCGAAACGAAAACAAAGTGATATGTTGCACAGAGTTCGGAAAACTATCTTGGACATTCCAGCATGAACTTTTATCGGAACCTCACCAAGTTGCTATTGACAACAATCGATTTGTCTTTGTTACATGTCACGGGTCGGACACAGTTATGGCTTTATCTCCAGATGGTCAAAATAATATGATTCTATTGGACATTGATGATGGTATAAACAAGCCATCAGCGTTACATATCCATAAGGAGATACTTCTTGTCTGTAATTCTTTATCGGGAGATGCCCATCTTTATGATATAATCTGCGATGAataa